The Cuculus canorus isolate bCucCan1 chromosome 16, bCucCan1.pri, whole genome shotgun sequence genome includes a region encoding these proteins:
- the LOC104060849 gene encoding latent-transforming growth factor beta-binding protein 4 isoform X4 produces the protein MRLAIFLLLGLLILRAEPDTAPEEKGGELQKPGRCPRDFTRCLRLEPPLCAKDSSCPSRHKCCFWECRLRCTPPAEEKPGVCPAAAPEGLFYPCSFPCLEDKDCLGAQKCCALGCGAACLEPVQDQPKPEECPTAQPGSAGPCWERCRGDSDCPDKQKCCNSSCGHQCLPAAAGEDASAAPATPQLRHQQQCRQDQDCPQPEVCCHQHCSQECHAHSQEAPTVTPAQQQGTRCRSNRDCGSREMCCGGRCAGSCGAELQDKAGFCPAHAGLFPSYDCRAWCQHDTECPGEQKCCLRGCDYICLPPSQEKPGICPLAAEALAATGSCGTACAEDWQCPGAEKCCNSTCGRVCSTPEQDKPGECPKVRLQQMLEPCMEEDSCTHDRDCPRQEKCCFSGCAMRCTRPAREHPGECPRTQPCWDPRRRRRNQCLDDSVCQREEKCCDTGCGWACTTVPKGTGEASRGGEPSPQGSWVTTDDRAPAESRDGAGKRCVEECEADSQCPQGQRCTSIGCGRICMDIPGGREGVCPIPREMGTCLDLCSFDEECPWGHKCCSNGCGRVCTPASLQERGASLAPQHRAKRCREECEANSQCPWGQRCIRIGCSHICMDIPRGREGVCPTPGEMGTCLDLCNFDEDCPWGHKCCSNGCGRICTRMLHDGRAAAPQHEGTFLKGHGMATGLRWPIPSP, from the exons ATGAGGCTGGCGATTTTTCTGCTCCTGGGGCTCCTCATCCTCAGGGCAGAGCCGGACACTGCACCAGAGGAGAAAGGCG GAGAGCTGCAGAAGCCGGGGAGGTGCCCACGGGACTTCACACGCTGCCTGCGCCTTGAGCCCCCGCTCTGTGCCAAAGACTCCAGCTGTCCTAGCCGGCACAAGTGCTGCTTCTGGGAGTGCCGGTTGCGCTGTACCCCACCGGCAGAAG AGAAACCCGGTGTGTGCCcggcagcagctcctgagggGCTTTTCTAcccctgctccttcccctgcCTGGAGGACAAGGATTGCCTGGGGGCACAGAAATGCTGCGCGCTGGGCTGTGGCGCTGCCTGCCTGGAGCCCGTGCAGG ACCAACCCAAACCTGAGGAGTGCCCCACGGCACAGCCAGGGTCAGCAGGGCCATGCTGGGAGCGATGCCGAGGTGACAGTGACTGTCCTGACAAGCAGAAATGCTGCAACAGCAGCTGTGGCCACCAGTGCTTGCCGGCAGCTGCAGGTG AGGATGCCAGCGCTGCACCAGCCACCCCGCAACTGCGCCACCAGCAGCAATGCCGTCAGGACCAGGACTGTCCTCAGCCTGAAGTGTGCTGTCACCAGCACTGCAGCCAGGAATGCCACGCGCACAGCCAAG AGGCCCCCACAGTCACgccagcccagcagcaggggACGAGGTGCAGGAGCAACAGGGACTGTGGCAGCCGGGAGATGTGCTGCGGCGGCCGGTGTGCAGGGTCCTGCGGAGCTGAGCTACAAG ACAAAGCCGGCTTCTGCCCGGCCCACGCCGGGCTGTTCCCCAGCTACGACTGCAGAGCCTGGTGCCAGCACGACACTGAGTGCCCCGGCGAGCAGAAATGCTGCCTGCGTGGCTGCGACTACATCTGCCTGCCCCCGTCCCAAG AGAAACCCGGGATCTGTCCCCTGGCTGCAGAGGCGCTGGCTGCCACAGGCTCCTGCGGCACCGCCTGCGCCGAGGACTGGCAATGCCCAGGGGCTGAGAAGTGCTGCAACAGCACATGTGGCCGCGTGTGCTCAACACCTGAACAAG ACAAACCTGGAGAGTGCCCGAAGGTGAGGCTGCAGCAGATGCTGGAGCCATGCATGGAGGAGGATTCCTGCACCCACGACAGGGACTGTCCCCGGCAGGAGAAGTGCTGCTTCTCTGGCTGCGCCATGCGCTGCACCCGCCCTGCCCGAG AGCACCCCGGGGAGTGCCCACgcacacagccctgctgggaCCCCCGGCGCAGGCGCAGGAACCAGTGCCTGGATGACAGCGTCTGCCAGCGAGAGGAGAAGTGCTGCGACACAGGCTGCGGCTGGGCATGCACGACTGTGCCCAAAGGTACAGGAGAAGCCTCTCGGGGGGGAGAGCCAAGCccccagggcagctgggtgACCACAGATGACCGTGCCCCTGCAGAGAGCCGGGATGGGGCCGGCAAACGCTGTGTGGAGGAGTGTGAGGCCGACTCACAGTGTCCTCAGGGACAGAGGTGCACCAGCATTGGCTGCGGCCGCATCTGCATggacatccctggag gcagagagggagtgtgccccatccccagggagATGGGGACGTGCCTGGACCTGTGCAGCTTCGACGAGGAGTGTCCCTGGGGCCACAAGTGCTGCAGCAATGGCTGCGGGCGCGTCTGCACGCCAGCCTCGCTGCAAG AACGTGGTGCCTCTCTTGCACCCCAGCACAGAGCCAAGCGGTGCAGGGAGGAGTGTGAGGCCAACTCACAGTGTCCCTGGGGACAGAGGTGCATCCGTATCGGCTGCAGCCACATCTGCATGGACATCCCCAGAG gcagagagggagTGTGCCCCACCCCCGGGGAGATGGGGACGTGCCTGGACCTGTGCAACTTCGACGAGGACTGCCCCTGGGGTCACAAGTGCTGCAGCAACGGCTGCGGCCGCATCTGCACACGG atGCTGCATGatgggagagcagcagctccacagcacGAAGGCACCTTTTTGAAGGGACACGGGATGGCCACAGGCCTCCGCTGGCCTATCCCCTCTCCATGA
- the LOC104060849 gene encoding latent-transforming growth factor beta-binding protein 4 isoform X1, with protein MRLAIFLLLGLLILRAEPDTAPEEKGGELQKPGRCPRDFTRCLRLEPPLCAKDSSCPSRHKCCFWECRLRCTPPAEEKPGVCPAAAPEGLFYPCSFPCLEDKDCLGAQKCCALGCGAACLEPVQDQPKPEECPTAQPGSAGPCWERCRGDSDCPDKQKCCNSSCGHQCLPAAAGEDASAAPATPQLRHQQQCRQDQDCPQPEVCCHQHCSQECHAHSQEAPTVTPAQQQGTRCRSNRDCGSREMCCGGRCAGSCGAELQDKAGFCPAHAGLFPSYDCRAWCQHDTECPGEQKCCLRGCDYICLPPSQEKPGICPLAAEALAATGSCGTACAEDWQCPGAEKCCNSTCGRVCSTPEQDKPGECPKVRLQQMLEPCMEEDSCTHDRDCPRQEKCCFSGCAMRCTRPAREHPGECPRTQPCWDPRRRRRNQCLDDSVCQREEKCCDTGCGWACTTVPKGTGEASRGGEPSPQGSWVTTDDRAPAESRDGAGKRCVEECEADSQCPQGQRCTSIGCGRICMDIPGAMSCLAGREGVCPIPREMGTCLDLCSFDEECPWGHKCCSNGCGRVCTPASLQERGASLAPQHRAKRCREECEANSQCPWGQRCIRIGCSHICMDIPRGREGVCPTPGEMGTCLDLCNFDEDCPWGHKCCSNGCGRICTRMLHDGRAAAPQHEGTFLKGHGMATGLRWPIPSP; from the exons ATGAGGCTGGCGATTTTTCTGCTCCTGGGGCTCCTCATCCTCAGGGCAGAGCCGGACACTGCACCAGAGGAGAAAGGCG GAGAGCTGCAGAAGCCGGGGAGGTGCCCACGGGACTTCACACGCTGCCTGCGCCTTGAGCCCCCGCTCTGTGCCAAAGACTCCAGCTGTCCTAGCCGGCACAAGTGCTGCTTCTGGGAGTGCCGGTTGCGCTGTACCCCACCGGCAGAAG AGAAACCCGGTGTGTGCCcggcagcagctcctgagggGCTTTTCTAcccctgctccttcccctgcCTGGAGGACAAGGATTGCCTGGGGGCACAGAAATGCTGCGCGCTGGGCTGTGGCGCTGCCTGCCTGGAGCCCGTGCAGG ACCAACCCAAACCTGAGGAGTGCCCCACGGCACAGCCAGGGTCAGCAGGGCCATGCTGGGAGCGATGCCGAGGTGACAGTGACTGTCCTGACAAGCAGAAATGCTGCAACAGCAGCTGTGGCCACCAGTGCTTGCCGGCAGCTGCAGGTG AGGATGCCAGCGCTGCACCAGCCACCCCGCAACTGCGCCACCAGCAGCAATGCCGTCAGGACCAGGACTGTCCTCAGCCTGAAGTGTGCTGTCACCAGCACTGCAGCCAGGAATGCCACGCGCACAGCCAAG AGGCCCCCACAGTCACgccagcccagcagcaggggACGAGGTGCAGGAGCAACAGGGACTGTGGCAGCCGGGAGATGTGCTGCGGCGGCCGGTGTGCAGGGTCCTGCGGAGCTGAGCTACAAG ACAAAGCCGGCTTCTGCCCGGCCCACGCCGGGCTGTTCCCCAGCTACGACTGCAGAGCCTGGTGCCAGCACGACACTGAGTGCCCCGGCGAGCAGAAATGCTGCCTGCGTGGCTGCGACTACATCTGCCTGCCCCCGTCCCAAG AGAAACCCGGGATCTGTCCCCTGGCTGCAGAGGCGCTGGCTGCCACAGGCTCCTGCGGCACCGCCTGCGCCGAGGACTGGCAATGCCCAGGGGCTGAGAAGTGCTGCAACAGCACATGTGGCCGCGTGTGCTCAACACCTGAACAAG ACAAACCTGGAGAGTGCCCGAAGGTGAGGCTGCAGCAGATGCTGGAGCCATGCATGGAGGAGGATTCCTGCACCCACGACAGGGACTGTCCCCGGCAGGAGAAGTGCTGCTTCTCTGGCTGCGCCATGCGCTGCACCCGCCCTGCCCGAG AGCACCCCGGGGAGTGCCCACgcacacagccctgctgggaCCCCCGGCGCAGGCGCAGGAACCAGTGCCTGGATGACAGCGTCTGCCAGCGAGAGGAGAAGTGCTGCGACACAGGCTGCGGCTGGGCATGCACGACTGTGCCCAAAGGTACAGGAGAAGCCTCTCGGGGGGGAGAGCCAAGCccccagggcagctgggtgACCACAGATGACCGTGCCCCTGCAGAGAGCCGGGATGGGGCCGGCAAACGCTGTGTGGAGGAGTGTGAGGCCGACTCACAGTGTCCTCAGGGACAGAGGTGCACCAGCATTGGCTGCGGCCGCATCTGCATggacatccctggag CTATGTCTTGCCttgcaggcagagagggagtgtgccccatccccagggagATGGGGACGTGCCTGGACCTGTGCAGCTTCGACGAGGAGTGTCCCTGGGGCCACAAGTGCTGCAGCAATGGCTGCGGGCGCGTCTGCACGCCAGCCTCGCTGCAAG AACGTGGTGCCTCTCTTGCACCCCAGCACAGAGCCAAGCGGTGCAGGGAGGAGTGTGAGGCCAACTCACAGTGTCCCTGGGGACAGAGGTGCATCCGTATCGGCTGCAGCCACATCTGCATGGACATCCCCAGAG gcagagagggagTGTGCCCCACCCCCGGGGAGATGGGGACGTGCCTGGACCTGTGCAACTTCGACGAGGACTGCCCCTGGGGTCACAAGTGCTGCAGCAACGGCTGCGGCCGCATCTGCACACGG atGCTGCATGatgggagagcagcagctccacagcacGAAGGCACCTTTTTGAAGGGACACGGGATGGCCACAGGCCTCCGCTGGCCTATCCCCTCTCCATGA
- the LOC104060849 gene encoding latent-transforming growth factor beta-binding protein 4 isoform X8, with amino-acid sequence MRLAIFLLLGLLILRAEPDTAPEEKGGELQKPGRCPRDFTRCLRLEPPLCAKDSSCPSRHKCCFWECRLRCTPPAEEDASAAPATPQLRHQQQCRQDQDCPQPEVCCHQHCSQECHAHSQEAPTVTPAQQQGTRCRSNRDCGSREMCCGGRCAGSCGAELQDKAGFCPAHAGLFPSYDCRAWCQHDTECPGEQKCCLRGCDYICLPPSQEKPGICPLAAEALAATGSCGTACAEDWQCPGAEKCCNSTCGRVCSTPEQDKPGECPKVRLQQMLEPCMEEDSCTHDRDCPRQEKCCFSGCAMRCTRPAREHPGECPRTQPCWDPRRRRRNQCLDDSVCQREEKCCDTGCGWACTTVPKGTGEASRGGEPSPQGSWVTTDDRAPAESRDGAGKRCVEECEADSQCPQGQRCTSIGCGRICMDIPGAMSCLAGREGVCPIPREMGTCLDLCSFDEECPWGHKCCSNGCGRVCTPASLQERGASLAPQHRAKRCREECEANSQCPWGQRCIRIGCSHICMDIPRGREGVCPTPGEMGTCLDLCNFDEDCPWGHKCCSNGCGRICTRMLHDGRAAAPQHEGTFLKGHGMATGLRWPIPSP; translated from the exons ATGAGGCTGGCGATTTTTCTGCTCCTGGGGCTCCTCATCCTCAGGGCAGAGCCGGACACTGCACCAGAGGAGAAAGGCG GAGAGCTGCAGAAGCCGGGGAGGTGCCCACGGGACTTCACACGCTGCCTGCGCCTTGAGCCCCCGCTCTGTGCCAAAGACTCCAGCTGTCCTAGCCGGCACAAGTGCTGCTTCTGGGAGTGCCGGTTGCGCTGTACCCCACCGGCAGAAG AGGATGCCAGCGCTGCACCAGCCACCCCGCAACTGCGCCACCAGCAGCAATGCCGTCAGGACCAGGACTGTCCTCAGCCTGAAGTGTGCTGTCACCAGCACTGCAGCCAGGAATGCCACGCGCACAGCCAAG AGGCCCCCACAGTCACgccagcccagcagcaggggACGAGGTGCAGGAGCAACAGGGACTGTGGCAGCCGGGAGATGTGCTGCGGCGGCCGGTGTGCAGGGTCCTGCGGAGCTGAGCTACAAG ACAAAGCCGGCTTCTGCCCGGCCCACGCCGGGCTGTTCCCCAGCTACGACTGCAGAGCCTGGTGCCAGCACGACACTGAGTGCCCCGGCGAGCAGAAATGCTGCCTGCGTGGCTGCGACTACATCTGCCTGCCCCCGTCCCAAG AGAAACCCGGGATCTGTCCCCTGGCTGCAGAGGCGCTGGCTGCCACAGGCTCCTGCGGCACCGCCTGCGCCGAGGACTGGCAATGCCCAGGGGCTGAGAAGTGCTGCAACAGCACATGTGGCCGCGTGTGCTCAACACCTGAACAAG ACAAACCTGGAGAGTGCCCGAAGGTGAGGCTGCAGCAGATGCTGGAGCCATGCATGGAGGAGGATTCCTGCACCCACGACAGGGACTGTCCCCGGCAGGAGAAGTGCTGCTTCTCTGGCTGCGCCATGCGCTGCACCCGCCCTGCCCGAG AGCACCCCGGGGAGTGCCCACgcacacagccctgctgggaCCCCCGGCGCAGGCGCAGGAACCAGTGCCTGGATGACAGCGTCTGCCAGCGAGAGGAGAAGTGCTGCGACACAGGCTGCGGCTGGGCATGCACGACTGTGCCCAAAGGTACAGGAGAAGCCTCTCGGGGGGGAGAGCCAAGCccccagggcagctgggtgACCACAGATGACCGTGCCCCTGCAGAGAGCCGGGATGGGGCCGGCAAACGCTGTGTGGAGGAGTGTGAGGCCGACTCACAGTGTCCTCAGGGACAGAGGTGCACCAGCATTGGCTGCGGCCGCATCTGCATggacatccctggag CTATGTCTTGCCttgcaggcagagagggagtgtgccccatccccagggagATGGGGACGTGCCTGGACCTGTGCAGCTTCGACGAGGAGTGTCCCTGGGGCCACAAGTGCTGCAGCAATGGCTGCGGGCGCGTCTGCACGCCAGCCTCGCTGCAAG AACGTGGTGCCTCTCTTGCACCCCAGCACAGAGCCAAGCGGTGCAGGGAGGAGTGTGAGGCCAACTCACAGTGTCCCTGGGGACAGAGGTGCATCCGTATCGGCTGCAGCCACATCTGCATGGACATCCCCAGAG gcagagagggagTGTGCCCCACCCCCGGGGAGATGGGGACGTGCCTGGACCTGTGCAACTTCGACGAGGACTGCCCCTGGGGTCACAAGTGCTGCAGCAACGGCTGCGGCCGCATCTGCACACGG atGCTGCATGatgggagagcagcagctccacagcacGAAGGCACCTTTTTGAAGGGACACGGGATGGCCACAGGCCTCCGCTGGCCTATCCCCTCTCCATGA
- the LOC104060849 gene encoding latent-transforming growth factor beta-binding protein 4 isoform X7, with the protein MRLAIFLLLGLLILRAEPDTAPEEKGGELQKPGRCPRDFTRCLRLEPPLCAKDSSCPSRHKCCFWECRLRCTPPAEEKPGVCPAAAPEGLFYPCSFPCLEDKDCLGAQKCCALGCGAACLEPVQEDASAAPATPQLRHQQQCRQDQDCPQPEVCCHQHCSQECHAHSQEAPTVTPAQQQGTRCRSNRDCGSREMCCGGRCAGSCGAELQDKAGFCPAHAGLFPSYDCRAWCQHDTECPGEQKCCLRGCDYICLPPSQEKPGICPLAAEALAATGSCGTACAEDWQCPGAEKCCNSTCGRVCSTPEQDKPGECPKVRLQQMLEPCMEEDSCTHDRDCPRQEKCCFSGCAMRCTRPAREHPGECPRTQPCWDPRRRRRNQCLDDSVCQREEKCCDTGCGWACTTVPKGTGEASRGGEPSPQGSWVTTDDRAPAESRDGAGKRCVEECEADSQCPQGQRCTSIGCGRICMDIPGAMSCLAGREGVCPIPREMGTCLDLCSFDEECPWGHKCCSNGCGRVCTPASLQERGASLAPQHRAKRCREECEANSQCPWGQRCIRIGCSHICMDIPRGREGVCPTPGEMGTCLDLCNFDEDCPWGHKCCSNGCGRICTRMLHDGRAAAPQHEGTFLKGHGMATGLRWPIPSP; encoded by the exons ATGAGGCTGGCGATTTTTCTGCTCCTGGGGCTCCTCATCCTCAGGGCAGAGCCGGACACTGCACCAGAGGAGAAAGGCG GAGAGCTGCAGAAGCCGGGGAGGTGCCCACGGGACTTCACACGCTGCCTGCGCCTTGAGCCCCCGCTCTGTGCCAAAGACTCCAGCTGTCCTAGCCGGCACAAGTGCTGCTTCTGGGAGTGCCGGTTGCGCTGTACCCCACCGGCAGAAG AGAAACCCGGTGTGTGCCcggcagcagctcctgagggGCTTTTCTAcccctgctccttcccctgcCTGGAGGACAAGGATTGCCTGGGGGCACAGAAATGCTGCGCGCTGGGCTGTGGCGCTGCCTGCCTGGAGCCCGTGCAGG AGGATGCCAGCGCTGCACCAGCCACCCCGCAACTGCGCCACCAGCAGCAATGCCGTCAGGACCAGGACTGTCCTCAGCCTGAAGTGTGCTGTCACCAGCACTGCAGCCAGGAATGCCACGCGCACAGCCAAG AGGCCCCCACAGTCACgccagcccagcagcaggggACGAGGTGCAGGAGCAACAGGGACTGTGGCAGCCGGGAGATGTGCTGCGGCGGCCGGTGTGCAGGGTCCTGCGGAGCTGAGCTACAAG ACAAAGCCGGCTTCTGCCCGGCCCACGCCGGGCTGTTCCCCAGCTACGACTGCAGAGCCTGGTGCCAGCACGACACTGAGTGCCCCGGCGAGCAGAAATGCTGCCTGCGTGGCTGCGACTACATCTGCCTGCCCCCGTCCCAAG AGAAACCCGGGATCTGTCCCCTGGCTGCAGAGGCGCTGGCTGCCACAGGCTCCTGCGGCACCGCCTGCGCCGAGGACTGGCAATGCCCAGGGGCTGAGAAGTGCTGCAACAGCACATGTGGCCGCGTGTGCTCAACACCTGAACAAG ACAAACCTGGAGAGTGCCCGAAGGTGAGGCTGCAGCAGATGCTGGAGCCATGCATGGAGGAGGATTCCTGCACCCACGACAGGGACTGTCCCCGGCAGGAGAAGTGCTGCTTCTCTGGCTGCGCCATGCGCTGCACCCGCCCTGCCCGAG AGCACCCCGGGGAGTGCCCACgcacacagccctgctgggaCCCCCGGCGCAGGCGCAGGAACCAGTGCCTGGATGACAGCGTCTGCCAGCGAGAGGAGAAGTGCTGCGACACAGGCTGCGGCTGGGCATGCACGACTGTGCCCAAAGGTACAGGAGAAGCCTCTCGGGGGGGAGAGCCAAGCccccagggcagctgggtgACCACAGATGACCGTGCCCCTGCAGAGAGCCGGGATGGGGCCGGCAAACGCTGTGTGGAGGAGTGTGAGGCCGACTCACAGTGTCCTCAGGGACAGAGGTGCACCAGCATTGGCTGCGGCCGCATCTGCATggacatccctggag CTATGTCTTGCCttgcaggcagagagggagtgtgccccatccccagggagATGGGGACGTGCCTGGACCTGTGCAGCTTCGACGAGGAGTGTCCCTGGGGCCACAAGTGCTGCAGCAATGGCTGCGGGCGCGTCTGCACGCCAGCCTCGCTGCAAG AACGTGGTGCCTCTCTTGCACCCCAGCACAGAGCCAAGCGGTGCAGGGAGGAGTGTGAGGCCAACTCACAGTGTCCCTGGGGACAGAGGTGCATCCGTATCGGCTGCAGCCACATCTGCATGGACATCCCCAGAG gcagagagggagTGTGCCCCACCCCCGGGGAGATGGGGACGTGCCTGGACCTGTGCAACTTCGACGAGGACTGCCCCTGGGGTCACAAGTGCTGCAGCAACGGCTGCGGCCGCATCTGCACACGG atGCTGCATGatgggagagcagcagctccacagcacGAAGGCACCTTTTTGAAGGGACACGGGATGGCCACAGGCCTCCGCTGGCCTATCCCCTCTCCATGA
- the LOC104060849 gene encoding latent-transforming growth factor beta-binding protein 4 isoform X5, whose protein sequence is MRLAIFLLLGLLILRAEPDTAPEEKGGELQKPGRCPRDFTRCLRLEPPLCAKDSSCPSRHKCCFWECRLRCTPPAEEKPGVCPAAAPEGLFYPCSFPCLEDKDCLGAQKCCALGCGAACLEPVQDQPKPEECPTAQPGSAGPCWERCREDASAAPATPQLRHQQQCRQDQDCPQPEVCCHQHCSQECHAHSQEAPTVTPAQQQGTRCRSNRDCGSREMCCGGRCAGSCGAELQDKAGFCPAHAGLFPSYDCRAWCQHDTECPGEQKCCLRGCDYICLPPSQEKPGICPLAAEALAATGSCGTACAEDWQCPGAEKCCNSTCGRVCSTPEQDKPGECPKVRLQQMLEPCMEEDSCTHDRDCPRQEKCCFSGCAMRCTRPAREHPGECPRTQPCWDPRRRRRNQCLDDSVCQREEKCCDTGCGWACTTVPKGTGEASRGGEPSPQGSWVTTDDRAPAESRDGAGKRCVEECEADSQCPQGQRCTSIGCGRICMDIPGAMSCLAGREGVCPIPREMGTCLDLCSFDEECPWGHKCCSNGCGRVCTPASLQERGASLAPQHRAKRCREECEANSQCPWGQRCIRIGCSHICMDIPRGREGVCPTPGEMGTCLDLCNFDEDCPWGHKCCSNGCGRICTRMLHDGRAAAPQHEGTFLKGHGMATGLRWPIPSP, encoded by the exons ATGAGGCTGGCGATTTTTCTGCTCCTGGGGCTCCTCATCCTCAGGGCAGAGCCGGACACTGCACCAGAGGAGAAAGGCG GAGAGCTGCAGAAGCCGGGGAGGTGCCCACGGGACTTCACACGCTGCCTGCGCCTTGAGCCCCCGCTCTGTGCCAAAGACTCCAGCTGTCCTAGCCGGCACAAGTGCTGCTTCTGGGAGTGCCGGTTGCGCTGTACCCCACCGGCAGAAG AGAAACCCGGTGTGTGCCcggcagcagctcctgagggGCTTTTCTAcccctgctccttcccctgcCTGGAGGACAAGGATTGCCTGGGGGCACAGAAATGCTGCGCGCTGGGCTGTGGCGCTGCCTGCCTGGAGCCCGTGCAGG ACCAACCCAAACCTGAGGAGTGCCCCACGGCACAGCCAGGGTCAGCAGGGCCATGCTGGGAGCGATGCCGAG AGGATGCCAGCGCTGCACCAGCCACCCCGCAACTGCGCCACCAGCAGCAATGCCGTCAGGACCAGGACTGTCCTCAGCCTGAAGTGTGCTGTCACCAGCACTGCAGCCAGGAATGCCACGCGCACAGCCAAG AGGCCCCCACAGTCACgccagcccagcagcaggggACGAGGTGCAGGAGCAACAGGGACTGTGGCAGCCGGGAGATGTGCTGCGGCGGCCGGTGTGCAGGGTCCTGCGGAGCTGAGCTACAAG ACAAAGCCGGCTTCTGCCCGGCCCACGCCGGGCTGTTCCCCAGCTACGACTGCAGAGCCTGGTGCCAGCACGACACTGAGTGCCCCGGCGAGCAGAAATGCTGCCTGCGTGGCTGCGACTACATCTGCCTGCCCCCGTCCCAAG AGAAACCCGGGATCTGTCCCCTGGCTGCAGAGGCGCTGGCTGCCACAGGCTCCTGCGGCACCGCCTGCGCCGAGGACTGGCAATGCCCAGGGGCTGAGAAGTGCTGCAACAGCACATGTGGCCGCGTGTGCTCAACACCTGAACAAG ACAAACCTGGAGAGTGCCCGAAGGTGAGGCTGCAGCAGATGCTGGAGCCATGCATGGAGGAGGATTCCTGCACCCACGACAGGGACTGTCCCCGGCAGGAGAAGTGCTGCTTCTCTGGCTGCGCCATGCGCTGCACCCGCCCTGCCCGAG AGCACCCCGGGGAGTGCCCACgcacacagccctgctgggaCCCCCGGCGCAGGCGCAGGAACCAGTGCCTGGATGACAGCGTCTGCCAGCGAGAGGAGAAGTGCTGCGACACAGGCTGCGGCTGGGCATGCACGACTGTGCCCAAAGGTACAGGAGAAGCCTCTCGGGGGGGAGAGCCAAGCccccagggcagctgggtgACCACAGATGACCGTGCCCCTGCAGAGAGCCGGGATGGGGCCGGCAAACGCTGTGTGGAGGAGTGTGAGGCCGACTCACAGTGTCCTCAGGGACAGAGGTGCACCAGCATTGGCTGCGGCCGCATCTGCATggacatccctggag CTATGTCTTGCCttgcaggcagagagggagtgtgccccatccccagggagATGGGGACGTGCCTGGACCTGTGCAGCTTCGACGAGGAGTGTCCCTGGGGCCACAAGTGCTGCAGCAATGGCTGCGGGCGCGTCTGCACGCCAGCCTCGCTGCAAG AACGTGGTGCCTCTCTTGCACCCCAGCACAGAGCCAAGCGGTGCAGGGAGGAGTGTGAGGCCAACTCACAGTGTCCCTGGGGACAGAGGTGCATCCGTATCGGCTGCAGCCACATCTGCATGGACATCCCCAGAG gcagagagggagTGTGCCCCACCCCCGGGGAGATGGGGACGTGCCTGGACCTGTGCAACTTCGACGAGGACTGCCCCTGGGGTCACAAGTGCTGCAGCAACGGCTGCGGCCGCATCTGCACACGG atGCTGCATGatgggagagcagcagctccacagcacGAAGGCACCTTTTTGAAGGGACACGGGATGGCCACAGGCCTCCGCTGGCCTATCCCCTCTCCATGA